AGGTGAAGGTTGTCACAGTGGGATGGGATGTGTGGAAAGATGAGAAAAGGTTCCCCTATAGGGGGGAGGGATGACACaattgaacaaaaacacactgtgtcCTTAAAAATGGACACAAGCGCATACACTACACATACACCATCTCAGTCCGTCCCAATTTCCTAAAGCTGAAGGTTGCAATTCTCTGGTGTCCTCTCTCATTCAGCCTCaattctcctctctctctttctctctgtccctctcgtccctttcattctctctcatCTCTTGTGAGATGAGGCCTTTCTCTGGCATGTGTGGCCTAATTAACGCTGATAATCATTCTTTGTTTCccccttcttccctctctctttctttcagggAGTGCTGATGATTCTGGGGCAGAGGGTGTCGATGCACTTCAGCGACCCAAAGCCGCGTGCCAACGAGGACTGGCTCTGCaacaaggttgtgtgtgtgtgtgtgtgtgtttacacctcTTTGCGTGAAATCTAAATTTGTATTCTCATTTGCTTGCATGTATGAGTCACTGTAGCAGATCATTCTTCAAAGAAGTCCTCTAACAAGAGCTTGTGTAACATTTCAACAGTGCGGTGTGCAAAACtttaaaaggagagaaaagtgcTTCAAATGCAGTGTTCCTAAATCAggtaaagttttaaaaatagcTCCCTAATCTATCTTTTACAATCACACAAGCTCCCTCCCACCATACACTAATATACAATGACACGTTGGCTTTCCCCAGAGGCTGAGCTGAAGTTGCCCCAGTTGCAGAGGGATTTGCCTGTTGGGCTTCAAAAGGACGGAGCTCAAGGTTTACTGCCCCTCCCAGTACCCTACCATTCCTCTGGTCCTACTGTCGCCCCAGGACAAGCTGCACAGCAGGCAGATGTTGCAAATGACAGTAAGTCCATCtcctgatgttttttaaatgtcttgtttattttactgaaggACCATTTTATTTGCCCTTTTAGGGATCACCGCTTATAGGgatcacgtttgtcccgggCCAAAATGAACTATGAGCGGTTGATTTCTATAAACGAATTGCGTGTATGATAGTCCCGGAACTTGGTGCAAAAaggttctctctctgtctctcataaCCAAACACTGCCTCTAGAGAGGGCCTTTCACACGTTCATGTTACCTGGAGGCCACTGTACGAGTCGGAAAAAGGAGGGGTATTTAGAGTTGGTTGCTACGTGTAACCTCACCAGTGGATGcccctaaatcctacacacttgGAAATCGTGGATTTAAAAATCCAATAttctctcaccttctctttCAACAGCTCTGATACTAAGAAACCTTGGCCCTCATACTTCAGTGGAAGCCATTTTATCTGCTTTGGCTCCATTTGCCACACTGTCCCCTTCCAATATTCGCCTCATCAAGGACAAGCACACGCATCTCAACAGGGGCTTTGCCTTTCTACAGCTTTCTACCATAGTGGTGAGAAACGGATGTATTCAAGCTTTTCCATTCACTCTTTAACTAAATATGTATTCGGATTAGATTCatccataaataaaacatcttgtAAATTTGATCCTAAAACTACATAGACCCAGGCAATTTCACACAAGTGCACCCACACTAAACTCACAGGTCTCTGTATGTTGTTCACAGGAGGCATCTCAGCTGCTCCAGATCTTACAGGCTCTCCAGCCACCTCTCTCTATTGACGGCAAGGCGATTGTGGTGGAGTTTGCCAAAGGCTCAAAacggtaaacacacacacacccaaacttCACTGCAAAGAAAACACCGGACATTATTGATATTGCACAAGGAACGATATTGTTATTTCAAGTCATAAAAAAACTCACATTGATCATGTGAATAAATTGGATCAGAAATAACTTTCTAGGAGATGACCTAAAACAATTTCTtttctctaaaaataaaaaagttagtGCAATCAATTTTGTATTACTTTTGTATAATGAGAAAATGTAGGTCACCAGCTAAACTCACTGAAACACTCTGTTCTATACCAGTGATGTGTTCCTGACTGACGGAAGCAGAGTGAGTGCTGCTACAGTGGCCAGCACAGCTATAGCAGCTGCACAGTGGGCTGTGACGCAGGTAAACTTTCTCAATGACTTATCACgaaagcaaagaaaatgtgTCTGCACATCACATCTTTAATTTCAAAATGTGCTGTTgtcactgtgtattttttttaaaattttttttatatatatatatatatatatatatatgctcaCTTTTCAAAAACCCCTCTCAATGCTCAGACTGCTCAGAATGGATCAAGCGGAGGCCAGAGTGTAGATACAGGAGTGTATCAGCAGGGGTCAGCAGTAGCATACAATCAGGAAGGGCATGAATACTCTGGACCAGATGGTGCAACTTTCAAGGCCCAGGCAGATGCCAGGGTTCCTGCCTTACTCAGTGTAGGAGCATCGCTGGTGGGGACATACTCGGGTGGAGCTGCCCCAGGTAGGTGTTATACACACCAAGTATCCAAGCATATTGACCCTATGATCTGTGATACAATGTAAATTTTGACTGAACtgaagttttttgtttgtgtttgttcacgTGCAGCTGCCATTTCATCTGAGGCAGTGAAATTGGGATCAACAATTCTGCAGCAGTCTCTCAGTCACTCACAAACTGCTCTCAGCACCACAGCCGCCGCCAATTCAGCCACACAGGTACGGTACCGGGGCCTACTTATTTTTCTGGTGTTAGTTTCACCATTAGCCTCTTGCTTTATGAGCTCTGTCTCCCCGCAGGTTGAAATAGTGGGAAAACCACAGCCAGCTGCTCCCAGCCAACCTGCAACCCCAGGCACTGAACACGAGCTCCAGCAATACCGTAAGGCTTCTTGTGTTAAGTCATATTATTAAGATCAAGAATTAGAAACActaaattaacattttcatttaaaactgtaaatagaTGGAGCATACCTTTCTGATAGATGTTTCGCTCAGGCCTTCTAACCAAGACTTGAGTAATGACACTCAATGCTAAAATTTAAATGCGTTCTTGGCTCATACCACATCCTACCACCAACTTTACTGGAAATCCATTCtgaaaaatcacaaaacaacTCCAAGGCACTCTGTTAGTAGCTATTAAAAAGCCGTTATTGTCATGGCTTGGTCACATGAATCTTAAATAACAAAGCACCGATGTGTTTTGGCAGGCAGTCTCTGTCAGGgagtgttgatttgttttttgactTGTGGGAGAGATGACTGTTGTCTAAGCCAGTGGTTtcccaaatgtttttttgacacCCGAGACATAAAAGTCTTCATATGAGCTGTTCAGTGAATTAAGAGctgttcagttttcagtttaagAAGACTAGAttgtaaaaacaatgttttatatgAATCACAATGGCAAATCAAACTAATACAAATTTACAGTCAAGCTCACATTTTATGAttaattcagctttttttttaatgtggtcTCTGTGTCTTTGACTGTAGCTGTGCCAGATGTGTCCACTTACCAGTACGATGAGAGCTCTGCCTACTATTACGACCCACTCACAGGCCTCTACTATGATCCTAACTCCCAGGTAAAGAGTGATGATTGCACTGTAATCTGAATGTTCATCCAGCACTTTTTTGaatgtgtcttcttcttctttacatTTCAGTCTGGCTCTTATTTTCTGTGTCCTTCCTCTTTGCAGTACTACTACAACCCTCACAGTCAGCATTACATGTACTGGGATGGAGAGAAACACACCTACATTCCTGCTGCCAGCCAGTCGAACGCAGACGGCGCTTCAATGAGTGACGGCATGGCCCCGTCAGACTCGATGTTTGCTTCTCCTGGCAGcaaggagaaaaaagacaagcCCAAGAATAAAACTGCTCAACAGGTACAAGTACTCTACACACTGGACACAAGTACTtccagaaaaactaaaactgactTCAATTCAGTTTTTGTATGGTaataaatcacaacatgcattacTGCGCAAGATTAAGAACTTCACTATTATAGAGAAAACTAACCTATGTTtgctttttatgtttgtttgctACAGTTTTTTGATTGAACATTTGTAAAAACTATGATTATTGATAGATCAATACCTTACAGTATAATACATTTGTGACCAAAATGAACAAACTATGACACCATGGACATATTATCAACATAAAAATGACCAAGTTGACCTTCTTATATTTGAAATCTCCATCAATTTAACTGGCTTAATTAtacttctttgtgtttgtcttaatagATTGCCAAAGATATGGAGCGCTGGGCTAAGAGTCTCAATAGACAGAAGGAGAACATGcgctctgtctcctcctcccctgctgtCGGCTCGACGGCGCTGCCTCCTGGTTACACCCGAGCACCGGCCCACAGTCGATTAGATGACCGCCGAGAGTCTGCGAGTGCTGATGCAGGCTATGCAGTTCTGGAGAAAAAGGTGGATGATCCTTGCACAGACATGCATGCTTAGCTGTAAACCCCTGCATGTCTTCAGGACAGCAGGGTATCATAGTGAATGAGTGGACTTAGGTTCAGGCTCCTATAACCGTCACTCTGCTCTAGTGCAAATAAGAAAAGAATGTCTGCATTAGAAAAAGTTCTTACTAACTGACCTGTTAATCCCTTTTAAtttgtgtcctgcagggggcacTGTCTGAACGGCCTCAGATTTTTTTGGACCAGATCAGACAAAGTACAGAAGTAAGGACATGGACACTGTGATGTACTTATTATGTATCTTTATTAGTCTGTTCTGATGTCATATCCTTTTTATATGCTTTTCTTAACCATACAGTTATCTCTTTATCCGTCTGTTCATCAGTTCCTCACCTTGTGTCCCTCCTCTGTAGAgttctcctcctcagcagcaggGTCTGGTCCCGGCCTACAGCGGAGAAACGGACAGTGATGAAGAAGGAGGCGACAAAGATGAGAAGGAGGGGAGATTGACAGACTGGGTTAAACTGGCCTGTCTGCTGTGTAGGAGACAGTTCCCCAGTAAGGAGGCCCTCATCAGGCACCAGCAGCTCTCTGAGCTACATAAGGTGGTTACACAAACAGCGAGACTTTAACTTCACACCACTACAAACACTGCATAAATGATTTATTGGGACCATGTGTTCACTCcaggtgtattttttttttaataatcttaTATATCCTTCACTGTCTGTTATCTAGAGGGTATTTCATAATGACAAAAGTGCAGCCCAATGACATTTCCCCTGTAATGATGTTTATGTTTGACCTATTAATCTGTCGGCCCACAGCAAAACTTGGAGCAGAGAAGAGCCCagcaggaatctgcaggcaAAGAGGTCAGTCAACCATCACTGTCTGACAATAGTTGTTGCTAATTTGAGTTGAGTGCGGTTATTGTTAATGTAATTATCCTTTCTTTGGTTGCAGAGACTTGCAGATGGATCTGAACCTCCTGCTCTAAAGAAGAGGAAGTTTAGCCCCATGTAAGCAGCAGTGAAATAACAGACTGACTCTGTGGTGATGTCTGGTAGTTGTTTCTGGTTAACAGTTGGTGTTGGAGTCCTCTTGAACGgattaaataactatttttatttataactaTTGTAACTTCATCTTTATATGGTGATGTTCTTGTATATAATTTCCAAATACAACAATTTGTCAGCAATGAGGGATGagattttatcttattttgtgtgtgtgatcaaatATTGTTTGATTGTCTTCCTTTAGTGATGGGATCACAGGCACCAGTCTTGGTGCCAGGATGCTGCAGGGCGGAGTGAAAAAGGGGCTCCTATTGCGCAACATGCAAGTAGAGTGAGACCCTCACCGTAAATCCTCAACATCCTGACAAAGGAACGTCCCGGACAAAAGGACAAAGCCCAGCACGCAACACTTCACCATGATCATCATATATAAACCTATAAACCTCTTCATTTTGGTTTGACTCTACAGTTACCTCAACAGTGGTAATACATATGAACTGAACTGATCCTGTAGCAGTGGATGTCAGGATATTGCACAGaatgcacctttttttttttctttcttgctttcttCCTGTATGATGCAGTTTTGCGTTCTCACTTGCTTCAGAGCTTGGGTCTGATTAACAAGCCTTATGTGGTTGGGAAACATTTGCTGTGGGAACGTGAAAGATCACTGAAGATCTTTATTTGGCAGCAAATTAAATTTTTCTAATATTACTGTCTATGCaccatagattttttttaatttaatgtaatatGCCTTACCATTCAGTGAATGACTGATCTGGGCATAAAGTGTACATACATTTTAGAATGAGCACTTTTATACCACGGTGGGAGCTGTGAGACTGGCCTCGTGAAATGGACAGGGTCGCACTAACACTAGTGTCTGGGTGAAAAGTGTGTCAATTTGTTATATCACTTGTATGAATTCACAATGTAATACATACTTATCTCTGcagaaatttattttttatgtgtgtatttgttcaaACGTGTTTCATTGAGCTTCTGTAAAATAATCAAGAATAACACATTTGCATCATTATCGCTCATAATGGACGATGTCTTCTGGGGTCAAGCCAGTAAACGGATGTATCATTTCCACATTTTAACTTAAAAtttccaaaatgtgtttttgcaagatttaaaaaaagaaaaaaaaagaaagaagaggaataTGATGTAACTcgtggtgtttgtgtttctgatgcaACATCTTCAGCTGCAGAAGTTGATGTTGCAGAgcacgttttgtttttttaacagatgtATTTGATTCTCACGTGGAGACACAACTGTGCGCTTGTTAAGTTTCCATAGCAACAAGCGTAAACACAGATCACCTTTAGCTTGTTAGCCACTCCGCAGTTAGCTTTATCAAACGTGCACTAGCTTCTTGTCGTCACCACTCACTGTTGGTTGTTAAATTCTGATTTAATGGTtgtagttttattgtgaagtgcTAGCCTAGCTAACCTAGACAGTTGCGTTTATTATTAGTTAGCGAACGTAAATACGGGTAAACTGAAGATTTGTACTTTGTGAAAATAAGCCAAGTTGACCAGCATGTCTGACGTGGACGAAGACACCGTCATGTCGGATGTAGATGGTGAGGAAGACAGAGTGGAAGAGGACGAGAAGGTAAAGTTAACAGTGATTAAATGAATCGCACTGGATTGTCCCACATTTTGTAAATGGATGTTAACGCTGCCTGGAAGATGGACTCTAGGAAGTGGATACCTTAGTGATCCCGAGGGTAATTAAGGCTTCCTGCAGCACACAAAACAATCAGACACTAGAGCATAGGAATAATAAAAGGACAAAATTAGTCACTTTAAAGCCATACTTCATTTTACAATAACTGCACCATCAGATACAGGTTTTAACAGAtggttattttcatttataaaaaagttGACCTGGCTTCATCCCCACACCACCTGCCcacaaatgtaatgaaatggaTTAAACCTTTGGGGGGAGGCCACAGGTGTAATGTAGGCAGCATTTAATCCACATCATTAAAAGAATGGGACTGTACAAACTGATCCTAAAGCTGCAGTGTGGAGACATGAAGCCATTAATGTCTCCCTCATTAACTGcaagaaacctctagaaccagactcggGGGggcatctgcctcgaccggttggggttTATAATTATTTGATAATGAAATGATAATTTGATATCGTCCCTCTCTGTTCAACAGTTGAAGGTTTCCAATTTGACCCCGGAAACCATAGGTGAGGGTCTGTCGTTGCTGTGCCGAACAGGAAATGGACTTGGACATGCATTTGTCAAACTGGACTTAAAAGACAAGTAAGGAGACAAAGATACAAGTGAAATAAAATTGCCTTTCGCCTGTagatttaattaataaatgtcatgtttacGTCTTCTGATTCCTTACAATTTTGacatttgtttatgtgtttctCCTCAGACGACTGAATGACATAGCTGCAATTAGCAGCTACGTTCACATTCGTTTTCTGGATGTGTCCAATAACCAGCTCACCGTTCTGTCCCCTCTGGCATCTCTGATCAATCTGCTTTGGCTGAAGGCAAGAAGCTCTCATCTTTGTTGGTTTAGACACTAACATTTCTGGGCCTGTCACTATCGTTCACTATAAGTGATGGTAAACCCTGAATGCACCTCTTCTTCTCCAGGTTGACAATAATGCTTTGGCATGCTTGGAAGGAAATCCTTTCACTCAGTTAAGCTACCTGCAGTGGCTGAGTGTGGCTGCCAACCAGCTCACAGACCTAGGCGGCCTAGTTGGACCTGCTTTAGAGACCCTCAATCTTAacggtttgtttttttagttgaAGTGCTGTTTTGGGTGATGCTATGGGTCACAATAAGATACTGTAACTTATTATTGGATCAGAAGGGTTTTACTATCATTTAGTTTTAGGTGTAACACGTTCTTTATTCCCCAGCAAGATATCAAATATCTATTCCCTAATGTATATTATTGGAAGGGTTGTAACATGGCATCTCTTTGGCAGGTAACGGTATTAAGACAATGAAGAGCCTTCAGATGGGCTGTTTTGGCAACCTGGCAACTCTAGAGCTGAGAGGAAATCTCCTCAAAACCACTGATGGCATTAACCTTCCAAACCTGCAACGATTATATCTGGTAAAAATAACCCTACCATGATTTGGTTAATGGCCCCTGTATGTATGTAATAACCAGAAAACTGCTGCCTGCAACTATCCTTGGTCTCTGTTCAGGCCCAAAATGCAATCAAACGTCTGGAGGGATTGGAGAAGTTAGAGCACCTCACCACCCTTCATCTGAGAGACAACCAACTGGAATCTCTGGATGGTCTCAGCCCCAACATGAAGTGTCTTCAATACCTCAATGTCAGGTATACATTTTATCAGCCTGATACAATGATATCACCAGTGTAACACCAGTGACCTATTGCACTCATTATAAATTCATAAACCACCAATTAAAGTGATTTGTCCCAGATTATATATCCCAAAtatgtctttctctctccccttaGAGGCAATGCAATCTCAGATGAGAATACCCTACAGTGCCTTGGGCTCGTGTCAAAAACACTGCGTGCTCTGGTGCTTTCTGAGAACCCGCTGGTGGAAACCACAGACTACCGAATAAGTGTGCTGATTCTTGTGCCTCAGCTGGAGCAAATTGACAAAGAACCTGTCTCccctgaggagaggactgaggcCCAGGAGAGAATCAAGGTAAAGctagaaaacatttaaataataataatttatttcatctttttcctttttct
The sequence above is drawn from the Hippoglossus hippoglossus isolate fHipHip1 chromosome 7, fHipHip1.pri, whole genome shotgun sequence genome and encodes:
- the LOC117764598 gene encoding leucine-rich repeat-containing protein 23-like isoform X2, which encodes MSDVDEDTVMSDVDGEEDRVEEDEKLKVSNLTPETIGEGLSLLCRTGNGLGHAFVKLDLKDKRLNDIAAISSYVHIRFLDVSNNQLTVLSPLASLINLLWLKVDNNALACLEGNPFTQLSYLQWLSVAANQLTDLGGLVGPALETLNLNGNGIKTMKSLQMGCFGNLATLELRGNLLKTTDGINLPNLQRLYLAQNAIKRLEGLEKLEHLTTLHLRDNQLESLDGLSPNMKCLQYLNVRGNAISDENTLQCLGLVSKTLRALVLSENPLVETTDYRISVLILVPQLEQIDKEPVSPEERTEAQERIKELEEEEIAEP
- the LOC117764598 gene encoding leucine-rich repeat-containing protein 23-like isoform X1, whose product is MSDVDEDTVMSDVDGEEDRVEEDEKLKVSNLTPETIGEGLSLLCRTGNGLGHAFVKLDLKDKRLNDIAAISSYVHIRFLDVSNNQLTVLSPLASLINLLWLKVDNNALACLEGNPFTQLSYLQWLSVAANQLTDLGGLVGPALETLNLTGNGIKTMKSLQMGCFGNLATLELRGNLLKTTDGINLPNLQRLYLAQNAIKRLEGLEKLEHLTTLHLRDNQLESLDGLSPNMKCLQYLNVRGNAISDENTLQCLGLVSKTLRALVLSENPLVETTDYRISVLILVPQLEQIDKEPVSPEERTEAQERIKELEEEEIAEP
- the rbm10 gene encoding RNA-binding protein 10 isoform X2, with the protein product MDYERRGGRGDRIGRYGNNHNDHNFRDMDYRGYGQEDEEAGAGYDVRAEGAGPYGRDEQPLGGPDFPPGRLQDRPGFHKRGDGRGDVAHEGKGLPWPPCSQLRPDLALPLLQRDEDGSRREFEQLQTGLQQKGRGKGGRGFPENSGPHSGSKECNWSRGGAHSEEMDYNAARPRDEDRFSRGGMKRRAFPAGSEEHGCGSSGLDLSLEELDQRDQDYRADLDHNQRPSNIIMLRMLPPNATANEIRAQLQEQGIQPREVRLMRNKSSGQSRGFAFVEFNLIQEATRWMETNQGVLMILGQRVSMHFSDPKPRANEDWLCNKCGVQNFKRREKCFKCSVPKSEAELKLPQLQRDLPVGLQKDGAQGLLPLPVPYHSSGPTVAPGQAAQQADVANDTLILRNLGPHTSVEAILSALAPFATLSPSNIRLIKDKHTHLNRGFAFLQLSTIVEASQLLQILQALQPPLSIDGKAIVVEFAKGSKRDVFLTDGSRVSAATVASTAIAAAQWAVTQTAQNGSSGGQSVDTGVYQQGSAVAYNQEGHEYSGPDGATFKAQADARVPALLSVGASLVGTYSGGAAPAAISSEAVKLGSTILQQSLSHSQTALSTTAAANSATQVEIVGKPQPAAPSQPATPGTEHELQQYPVPDVSTYQYDESSAYYYDPLTGLYYDPNSQYYYNPHSQHYMYWDGEKHTYIPAASQSNADGASMSDGMAPSDSMFASPGSKEKKDKPKNKTAQQIAKDMERWAKSLNRQKENMRSVSSSPAVGSTALPPGYTRAPAHSRLDDRRESASADAGYAVLEKKGALSERPQIFLDQIRQSTESSPPQQQGLVPAYSGETDSDEEGGDKDEKEGRLTDWVKLACLLCRRQFPSKEALIRHQQLSELHKQNLEQRRAQQESAGKERLADGSEPPALKKRKFSPIDGITGTSLGARMLQGGVKKGLLLRNMQVE
- the rbm10 gene encoding RNA-binding protein 10 isoform X1: MDYERRGGRGDRIGRYGNNHNDHNFRDMDYRGYGQEDEEAGAGYDVRAEGAGPYGRDEQPLGGPDFPPGRLQDRPGFHKRGDGRGDVAHEGKGLPWPPCSQLRPDLALPLLQRDEDGSRREFEQLQTGLQQKGRGKGGRGFPENSGPHSGSKECNWSRGGAHSEEMDYNAARPRDEDRFSRGGMKRRAFPAGSEEHGCGSSGLDLSLEELDQRDQDYRADLDHNQRPSNIIMLRMLPPNATANEIRAQLQEQGIQPREVRLMRNKSSGQSRGFAFVEFNLIQEATRWMETNQGVLMILGQRVSMHFSDPKPRANEDWLCNKCGVQNFKRREKCFKCSVPKSEAELKLPQLQRDLPVGLQKDGAQGLLPLPVPYHSSGPTVAPGQAAQQADVANDTLILRNLGPHTSVEAILSALAPFATLSPSNIRLIKDKHTHLNRGFAFLQLSTIVEASQLLQILQALQPPLSIDGKAIVVEFAKGSKRDVFLTDGSRVSAATVASTAIAAAQWAVTQTAQNGSSGGQSVDTGVYQQGSAVAYNQEGHEYSGPDGATFKAQADARVPALLSVGASLVGTYSGGAAPGAAAISSEAVKLGSTILQQSLSHSQTALSTTAAANSATQVEIVGKPQPAAPSQPATPGTEHELQQYPVPDVSTYQYDESSAYYYDPLTGLYYDPNSQYYYNPHSQHYMYWDGEKHTYIPAASQSNADGASMSDGMAPSDSMFASPGSKEKKDKPKNKTAQQIAKDMERWAKSLNRQKENMRSVSSSPAVGSTALPPGYTRAPAHSRLDDRRESASADAGYAVLEKKGALSERPQIFLDQIRQSTESSPPQQQGLVPAYSGETDSDEEGGDKDEKEGRLTDWVKLACLLCRRQFPSKEALIRHQQLSELHKQNLEQRRAQQESAGKERLADGSEPPALKKRKFSPIDGITGTSLGARMLQGGVKKGLLLRNMQVE